In one Oceanotoga teriensis genomic region, the following are encoded:
- a CDS encoding ROK family transcriptional regulator, whose product MISNQTQLNILENLWINGYSTVPELSRNLKIDRSNISRNASYLYKKNYIIKTDKKENNNLIGRKADIIRFNYGYKYTLGIYITESFILSCLMDLGLNIISENIKFINLRNEDTKKIIQEILISTNKYTQYFKDLMSVSVAFPEATDSDTGTLIGNGLFQFENFPLKEKLEKETGLYFHIENDANAGAMYYLLDSKLKYKNLVFMLMGFFFHEDMIKGYQGNGIIINKKIYKGSNNLSGEQSITTNLISNNQKIRYENFTDYLKSIKNPEIIFDDYLEKISTIISTTANILDPDVFVLGGYVHMLPNNIINLIKNKTYEKIINYPNRKFKIIIDDTKLKSIVIGASGSFMNKLMKSFDFAKNFL is encoded by the coding sequence ATGATTTCAAATCAAACTCAATTAAATATACTTGAAAATCTCTGGATAAATGGATATTCAACAGTTCCAGAATTAAGTAGAAATTTAAAAATAGATAGGTCTAATATATCAAGAAATGCTTCTTATTTATACAAAAAAAATTACATAATTAAAACAGATAAAAAAGAAAATAATAATTTAATAGGTAGAAAAGCAGATATAATAAGATTCAATTATGGGTATAAATATACTTTAGGAATATATATAACAGAAAGTTTTATATTGTCATGTTTAATGGATTTGGGTCTGAATATAATATCTGAAAATATAAAATTTATAAATTTAAGAAATGAAGACACAAAAAAAATAATACAGGAAATTTTAATATCAACTAATAAATACACTCAATACTTCAAAGACTTAATGTCTGTTTCTGTAGCTTTTCCAGAAGCAACTGATTCTGATACTGGTACTTTAATAGGTAATGGTCTTTTTCAATTCGAAAATTTTCCATTAAAAGAAAAACTTGAAAAAGAAACTGGTCTTTATTTTCATATAGAAAATGATGCTAATGCTGGAGCTATGTATTATTTACTTGATTCAAAATTAAAATACAAAAATCTTGTATTTATGTTGATGGGATTTTTTTTCCATGAAGATATGATAAAAGGTTATCAAGGAAATGGAATAATAATAAACAAAAAAATTTATAAAGGTTCTAATAATTTATCTGGTGAACAATCAATAACAACAAATTTAATCTCTAACAATCAAAAAATCAGATATGAAAATTTCACAGATTATTTGAAATCAATAAAAAATCCAGAGATTATATTTGATGATTATCTTGAAAAGATATCAACAATTATAAGTACAACTGCAAACATATTAGATCCTGATGTGTTTGTTTTAGGCGGATATGTTCATATGTTACCGAATAATATAATAAATCTAATAAAAAATAAAACTTATGAAAAAATAATAAACTATCCAAATAGAAAATTCAAAATAATTATAGATGATACAAAATTAAAAAGTATAGTTATTGGAGCTTCAGGATCATTTATGAATAAATTGATGAAAAGTTTTGATTTTGCAAAAAACTTTTTATAA
- a CDS encoding ABC transporter substrate-binding protein, with the protein MNKKIVLVLSIILVFSLMVFSGEIKRGGTLKVINPWGNLTNNSNPFLPTGQSLPTGPAIYEHLFYMNELTGEIIPELATEFNWINNSRTLNITVRNNVKWNDGVPFTADDIIFTFNYIKKHPELDLNGIWGKSSNISDIEKVNKNSVNINFSIANTPFFYYITLVPIVPEHIWKDIKDPSKFQNQNPVGTGPFIIEKFNAETNTVKLQKNKDYWIKEKPYIDGIEIVAVNSNNTSFLKMLKGEADWTFSFVPDVDRSWVSKSKDNKKWWPTLNTNMLYFNTMKDPFTDKILRKAIAMSINKQQILDKAYYGIGEIADPTGIVPKQMEKWYDKNLDKYSYKYDPQKAKELLIKNGYSYDKKNNLLKPDGSQLEPFNILVGAGWTDFITMAQIISNNLKDIGISTNIQQEPWNTYITSVMTGTYDTVICWSTGTGPTPYYLFFKEYSSEFTGKEIGENSVSNYSRYINPIIDEALKSYSTTDDFNVQKNALSFIQKEILKDIPVVPLTSRTEFEIFSEKNFIGWPSDENPYCAGENIDADGGKYILLNIHLK; encoded by the coding sequence TTGAACAAAAAAATTGTTTTGGTTCTCAGTATAATATTAGTGTTTTCTTTAATGGTATTTTCTGGAGAAATAAAAAGGGGAGGAACTTTAAAAGTTATAAATCCATGGGGCAATCTTACAAATAACTCAAATCCATTCCTCCCAACAGGTCAAAGTCTGCCAACTGGGCCTGCCATATATGAACATCTTTTTTATATGAATGAATTAACTGGAGAAATAATTCCAGAACTCGCTACAGAGTTCAACTGGATTAACAATTCCAGAACTCTAAACATCACTGTAAGAAACAATGTTAAATGGAATGATGGAGTTCCATTTACCGCAGATGATATTATATTTACATTTAATTATATCAAAAAACATCCCGAATTAGATTTAAATGGAATATGGGGTAAAAGTTCAAACATATCAGATATAGAAAAAGTAAATAAAAATTCAGTAAATATAAACTTTTCAATAGCAAATACTCCATTTTTCTATTATATAACACTTGTTCCAATAGTTCCAGAACATATATGGAAAGATATAAAAGATCCTTCAAAGTTCCAAAATCAAAATCCTGTTGGAACTGGTCCTTTCATCATAGAAAAATTTAATGCAGAAACCAATACTGTAAAACTTCAAAAAAACAAAGATTATTGGATTAAAGAAAAACCATATATAGATGGAATTGAAATAGTTGCTGTAAACTCTAATAATACTTCTTTCTTAAAAATGTTAAAAGGTGAAGCAGATTGGACTTTTTCTTTTGTTCCAGATGTAGATAGATCTTGGGTTTCAAAGAGTAAAGACAATAAAAAATGGTGGCCTACATTAAATACTAACATGCTTTATTTCAACACCATGAAAGATCCTTTTACCGATAAAATTTTAAGAAAAGCGATAGCAATGAGTATAAATAAACAACAAATATTAGATAAAGCCTATTATGGTATAGGAGAAATAGCTGATCCAACAGGTATAGTACCTAAACAAATGGAAAAATGGTATGATAAAAACTTAGATAAATACTCATACAAATATGATCCACAAAAAGCAAAAGAATTATTAATAAAAAATGGATACTCATATGATAAAAAAAATAATCTTTTAAAACCAGATGGTTCTCAACTCGAACCTTTCAACATACTCGTTGGTGCTGGTTGGACTGATTTCATCACCATGGCTCAAATAATATCTAATAATTTAAAAGATATCGGTATCTCCACCAATATTCAACAAGAACCTTGGAACACTTATATCACTTCTGTTATGACTGGTACTTATGATACCGTTATTTGCTGGAGTACAGGAACAGGCCCTACTCCATATTATTTGTTTTTCAAAGAATATAGTTCAGAATTTACAGGTAAAGAAATAGGAGAAAACTCAGTATCAAATTACTCAAGATATATAAACCCAATAATAGATGAAGCATTAAAAAGTTATTCAACAACAGATGATTTTAATGTACAAAAAAATGCTTTAAGTTTCATCCAAAAAGAAATTTTGAAAGACATCCCAGTAGTACCTCTAACCTCAAGAACAGAGTTTGAGATATTCTCAGAAAAGAACTTTATTGGATGGCCTTCAGATGAAAACCCTTATTGTGCGGGAGAAAATATTGATGCTGATGGCGGTAAATATATATTATTAAACATACATTTAAAATAA
- a CDS encoding ABC transporter permease, with protein MKYIIKKTLFFLITLWAALTINFMLPRMMPGDPVSVMVAKFQGKLNPEAIHSLQKAFGLDTNLSPINQYFDYLKRMFTGDFGISISYFPSNVSDILSRAFPWTIGLAGISLIIAFTIGTILGIKSSWKRNSALSSSSVIFSLFFNAMPYFWFALLINYIFGFALGWFPLSGAYDGDSIGFSKFISILYHAFLPALTIIITAMGGWLLTMRNNMITVLAEDFVSFAYAKGLSEEQIVYSYAARNAILPSFTGFAMSLGFVVSGTLLTEIVFSYPGIGYLLYQSVLNMDYPLMQAIFLFITLSVLIANFIADILYVFLDPRARTGGE; from the coding sequence ATGAAATATATAATCAAAAAAACATTATTCTTCCTAATAACATTATGGGCTGCTTTAACTATAAATTTCATGCTTCCAAGAATGATGCCAGGTGATCCTGTTAGCGTTATGGTTGCCAAATTTCAAGGTAAATTAAATCCAGAAGCCATTCACTCTTTACAAAAAGCTTTTGGATTAGACACTAATTTATCTCCTATTAATCAATACTTTGATTACTTAAAAAGAATGTTCACTGGTGATTTTGGGATCTCTATCTCTTATTTCCCTTCTAACGTTTCCGATATCCTATCAAGAGCTTTTCCTTGGACTATCGGATTAGCTGGTATATCTCTAATCATCGCTTTTACTATTGGTACTATCTTAGGCATTAAAAGCTCTTGGAAAAGAAATTCTGCTCTCAGTAGCTCTTCTGTTATTTTTTCTCTCTTTTTCAATGCTATGCCTTATTTTTGGTTCGCTCTTTTAATAAATTATATTTTCGGTTTCGCTTTAGGTTGGTTCCCACTTTCTGGTGCTTATGATGGTGATTCTATTGGTTTCTCAAAGTTCATTTCTATACTTTATCATGCTTTCTTACCAGCTTTAACCATCATCATCACTGCTATGGGTGGATGGTTATTAACCATGCGTAATAATATGATCACCGTTCTTGCAGAAGATTTTGTTTCTTTTGCATATGCCAAAGGTCTATCTGAAGAACAAATCGTTTACTCTTACGCCGCAAGAAACGCTATACTTCCAAGTTTTACTGGATTTGCTATGTCACTTGGCTTTGTTGTCAGCGGTACTCTATTAACAGAAATCGTATTCTCTTATCCTGGTATTGGTTATTTACTATACCAATCTGTTTTGAATATGGATTATCCTTTAATGCAGGCTATCTTTCTTTTCATCACTCTGTCTGTTTTAATCGCCAATTTCATCGCAGATATTCTTTACGTTTTCTTAGACCCTAGAGCAAGGACTGGAGGTGAATAA
- a CDS encoding ABC transporter permease, whose product MNSIKIFFSNKKALFGFCILSFFIIIALFADIIAPHDPRSMEFMPLQSPSSQHLFGTTATGQDIFSRVVHGTRLSLFVGIITGLITTTISVIVGLCAGYFGGLIDDILTMITNIFLVIPGLPLMIIIAAYIPVRGTFTIIFVISLTGWAWGARVLRSQMLTLKNRDFIQASKSIGENPFHIIFKDILPNMFGLIVAHFFGGALYAILSESGLEFLGLGDASAVTWGTILYWAQNNQAILFGQWLWILIPGILIALLGTSFALMNFAVDEITNPKLRG is encoded by the coding sequence ATGAATTCTATTAAAATATTCTTTTCTAATAAAAAAGCTTTATTCGGTTTTTGTATACTCTCTTTTTTCATAATAATTGCTTTATTTGCAGATATCATTGCTCCCCATGATCCTCGTTCTATGGAGTTTATGCCTTTACAATCACCATCATCTCAACATCTATTCGGTACCACTGCAACTGGTCAAGATATCTTTTCAAGAGTTGTTCATGGTACAAGACTATCTCTTTTTGTTGGTATTATTACTGGCTTAATCACAACCACCATCTCCGTTATAGTCGGTCTTTGTGCTGGTTATTTTGGTGGTTTAATAGATGATATTCTCACAATGATCACCAATATTTTTCTCGTTATTCCTGGTTTACCTTTAATGATCATTATCGCCGCTTATATCCCTGTTAGAGGTACCTTTACCATCATCTTTGTTATTTCTTTAACTGGTTGGGCTTGGGGTGCTAGAGTTTTACGTTCTCAAATGTTAACTCTTAAAAATAGAGATTTCATTCAAGCATCTAAATCTATTGGTGAAAACCCTTTTCATATTATTTTTAAAGATATACTACCTAACATGTTTGGTTTAATAGTTGCTCATTTCTTTGGTGGTGCATTATATGCTATACTTTCTGAATCAGGTCTTGAATTTTTAGGGCTTGGTGATGCTAGTGCTGTAACTTGGGGTACTATTCTTTATTGGGCTCAAAACAATCAAGCCATTCTATTCGGACAATGGTTATGGATTCTCATCCCTGGCATTCTTATCGCTCTACTTGGTACTTCTTTTGCTCTTATGAATTTCGCTGTTGATGAGATTACTAACCCTAAACTGAGAGGATGA
- a CDS encoding ABC transporter ATP-binding protein: protein MDKLLQIKNFNAGYEKNSVKTHAVRDVSFDIHKNEFIGIAGESGCGKSTLAFGITRLLNKPGKIFSGEVLFENNDLMKLNKKSLNKLRWKEFSIVYQASMNVLNPVKKIQDQFFDVMKAHTKWSKDQMTKRILELFKIVNISPEYLQAYPHQLSGGMKQRVVIAISLALNPKLIIMDEPTTALDVVVQRGILQEIDEIRKKLKFSVIFITHDLSLLVEMSDSIIIMYAGMIVEKAPSFDLYNNPFHPYTKGLMRSFPPLTGERQILHGINGTPPDLKQSISGCPFYERCDKRIENLCNKSNPVLKQIKKDHFIACHLFGGDHYE, encoded by the coding sequence ATGGATAAACTTCTTCAAATAAAAAATTTTAATGCTGGTTATGAAAAAAACTCTGTAAAAACTCATGCTGTCAGAGATGTCTCCTTCGATATTCATAAAAATGAATTCATCGGTATCGCTGGTGAATCTGGTTGCGGTAAATCAACTCTGGCTTTTGGTATTACTAGACTTTTAAACAAACCTGGTAAAATATTTTCTGGTGAAGTTCTTTTTGAAAACAATGATTTAATGAAATTAAATAAAAAATCTTTAAATAAACTTCGTTGGAAAGAATTCTCAATCGTTTACCAAGCTTCTATGAATGTACTGAATCCTGTTAAAAAAATTCAAGATCAATTTTTCGATGTTATGAAAGCTCATACTAAATGGTCAAAAGACCAAATGACTAAAAGAATATTAGAATTATTCAAAATTGTAAACATATCTCCTGAATATTTACAGGCTTATCCTCATCAACTTTCTGGTGGTATGAAACAAAGAGTTGTAATAGCTATATCTTTAGCTTTAAATCCTAAACTAATCATAATGGATGAACCCACTACGGCTTTAGATGTTGTTGTTCAAAGAGGTATTTTACAAGAAATAGATGAAATAAGAAAAAAATTAAAATTCTCTGTAATATTCATAACTCATGATTTATCTTTATTAGTTGAAATGAGTGACTCAATAATAATAATGTATGCTGGTATGATCGTCGAAAAAGCTCCTTCTTTCGATCTATACAACAATCCTTTTCACCCTTATACCAAAGGTCTTATGCGTTCATTTCCTCCTTTGACAGGTGAAAGACAAATACTACATGGAATTAACGGTACTCCTCCAGATTTAAAACAAAGTATATCTGGTTGTCCATTTTATGAAAGATGTGATAAAAGAATTGAAAACTTATGTAATAAATCAAATCCTGTACTAAAACAAATAAAAAAAGACCATTTCATTGCATGTCATCTTTTTGGAGGTGATCATTATGAATGA
- a CDS encoding ABC transporter ATP-binding protein, with the protein MNDIVQVENLNKVFKIGKLSKMKTVHAINNISFEIKNNEILALVGESGSGKTTVARILSRLYKRTSGSIKVFNKEIPMKMSKADELEYRKNVQLIFQDPFSSLNPLHSIYYILSRPYKIHNLCPNNKIRENIINILNTVGLSDEYLDKLPHELSGGQRQRIGIARALSVNPKLILADEPTSMLDVSIRLDIMNLMMKIRDDFNVSYLFITHDLAGAHYIADRIAIMYAGDILEIGNSSDIINDPFHPYTKLLKSAAPKPESGLKPERIDTKGEIPDLTDLPSGCSFHPRCPFASDLCRSSSPSFHHFEHRSVKCHLFNNGGAK; encoded by the coding sequence ATGAATGATATTGTACAGGTTGAAAATTTAAATAAAGTATTCAAAATTGGTAAACTTTCAAAAATGAAGACAGTTCATGCAATAAATAATATATCATTCGAAATAAAAAACAATGAAATATTGGCCTTAGTTGGTGAATCTGGTTCTGGAAAAACTACTGTTGCAAGAATACTTTCAAGGCTTTACAAAAGAACTTCTGGTTCAATAAAAGTATTCAACAAAGAAATACCTATGAAAATGTCAAAAGCTGATGAATTAGAATACAGAAAAAATGTACAATTGATATTTCAAGATCCTTTTTCATCTTTAAATCCTTTACATTCAATATATTACATATTATCCAGACCATATAAAATACATAATCTATGTCCAAACAATAAAATAAGAGAAAACATAATAAACATTTTAAACACTGTTGGATTAAGCGATGAATATTTGGATAAACTACCTCATGAACTTTCTGGTGGTCAAAGACAACGTATAGGTATTGCAAGAGCTTTATCTGTTAATCCTAAACTAATATTAGCTGATGAACCAACTTCTATGTTAGATGTTTCTATTCGTCTTGATATAATGAATTTGATGATGAAAATAAGAGATGATTTCAATGTTAGTTATTTATTCATAACTCATGATTTAGCTGGTGCTCATTATATCGCTGATAGAATTGCTATAATGTATGCTGGTGATATATTAGAAATTGGTAATTCTTCTGATATAATTAATGATCCTTTTCATCCTTATACTAAATTATTGAAATCGGCCGCTCCTAAACCAGAATCAGGTCTTAAACCTGAAAGAATCGATACTAAAGGTGAAATCCCAGATTTGACTGATTTACCTTCTGGTTGTTCTTTTCACCCTCGTTGTCCTTTCGCTTCTGATTTATGTCGTTCTTCTTCTCCTTCTTTTCATCATTTTGAGCATAGGTCTGTTAAATGTCATTTATTCAATAATGGAGGTGCAAAATGA
- a CDS encoding GH1 family beta-glucosidase yields the protein MKYQFDKDFLWGVATASYQIEGAYDQDGRIPSIWDTFSKTPGNTYMGHNGDEACDHYNKFKEDIALLKKLGIKAYRFSISWPRIFKDGKYKLNEKGLKFYKDLVEELKKNDIKPIATLYHWDLPQILQDEGGWSNPEIIKYFVHYASVMFNALGDDVEQWITFNETSVFLYLGYLYGIHAPGIKNLDLTLKAIHNVHLAHGETVKLFKNSNYKNQIGITLNLSPNYPYSVEEKDIIAAKTNDAFWNRMFLDPILKGSYPEEILNNPFGNTLKEIIKDDDMEIISHPIDFLGINYYSRSVIKHDENETFKYKSIPQDGEKTSMGWEVYPDGLRVLLNYIKENYGNIPLYITENGAAYEDKLENGKIHDIDRINYLKRHFISAKKAIDEGVNLKGYYVWSFMDNYEWAEGYVKRFGLTYIDYETKQRILKDSAKWYSQVIKNNFIEE from the coding sequence ATGAAATACCAATTCGATAAAGATTTTTTATGGGGAGTCGCAACAGCAAGTTATCAAATAGAAGGTGCATATGATCAAGATGGTCGTATACCATCAATTTGGGATACTTTTTCAAAAACTCCTGGAAATACCTATATGGGACATAATGGAGATGAAGCATGTGATCATTATAATAAATTTAAAGAAGATATTGCTTTATTAAAAAAACTTGGTATAAAAGCTTATAGATTTTCAATTTCATGGCCAAGAATATTTAAAGATGGCAAATATAAATTAAATGAAAAAGGTCTAAAATTTTATAAAGATTTAGTAGAAGAATTGAAAAAAAATGATATAAAACCTATAGCAACTCTTTATCATTGGGATCTTCCACAAATTTTACAAGATGAAGGTGGTTGGTCTAATCCTGAAATAATTAAATATTTTGTTCATTATGCATCGGTAATGTTCAATGCTCTTGGCGATGATGTAGAGCAATGGATAACTTTTAATGAAACATCGGTATTTTTATATCTTGGATATCTTTATGGAATACATGCTCCAGGAATTAAAAATCTTGATTTAACTTTAAAAGCTATTCATAATGTACATTTAGCACATGGTGAAACAGTTAAACTATTTAAAAATTCAAACTATAAAAATCAAATTGGTATAACCTTAAACCTCTCTCCAAATTATCCTTATAGTGTTGAAGAAAAAGATATTATAGCGGCAAAGACAAATGATGCATTTTGGAATAGAATGTTTTTAGATCCGATATTAAAAGGTTCTTATCCAGAAGAAATATTAAATAATCCTTTTGGAAATACTTTAAAAGAAATAATAAAAGATGATGATATGGAAATCATAAGTCATCCAATAGATTTTTTAGGGATAAATTATTATTCAAGAAGTGTCATAAAACACGATGAAAATGAAACTTTTAAATATAAATCAATTCCTCAAGATGGTGAAAAAACATCAATGGGTTGGGAAGTTTATCCAGATGGATTAAGAGTATTGTTGAATTATATAAAAGAAAATTATGGAAATATACCTCTATATATAACAGAAAATGGTGCTGCCTATGAAGATAAATTAGAAAATGGAAAAATTCATGATATCGATAGAATCAATTATTTAAAAAGACATTTCATTTCAGCAAAAAAAGCCATAGATGAAGGTGTAAATTTAAAAGGATATTATGTCTGGTCATTTATGGATAATTATGAATGGGCTGAAGGATATGTTAAAAGGTTTGGATTAACTTATATAGATTATGAAACAAAACAAAGAATATTAAAAGATAGTGCTAAATGGTATTCTCAAGTGATAAAAAATAATTTTATA